CAAGGCATTTCAGATATAATCTAAGTAAACTTTCTTGCTCCTGGAGACTGGCCTCTTTATATGATAAAATTCTTTCAGCAATGCACATACCAAATACTATTACTGTGTGTTGGTACAGACATCCCCTCTAGGAAAACCTTACGTGTTTTATGATATTTGGATGCCAAGTGCTACCAGAGAAATTCAGTGCAATCTACTTTTTTTCTAGAAAGTCCTCTCTGCAAACAATGGCTCTTTAAATCATTGAGACTATCCATGTGACATAGGCCAGCAGGCATAAACTGATTTAAgggttttaaatttaaaacaggTTGGTAATCCCTAGTGGATGATATGACTGTGAAAATGAAGCTTATCAGGCTGTCCTGCAAGCTTGTAGACAGAAAGCAGTCTGAGCCTGAATGTCTAATATTTCCTCTTCTAGAAATGAGGAGAAAGAGCTATCTGCATTTATTTATGGAGGAATCTATACCACTCGGTGGGGAGTTTCACATTCTGCTGCTGATTTTGTAACAGACAGCAATGTTTTATCAGgtcaacagaaaaataatctaCAAGTTTAATAACTATTTTCAAACTACCACCTTGTAAATTTTTAACATAACCACCAGTCACCCTGTATACCTCACACACTCTGTATGCCCAGGCTGGAATCAAATAACCAGGCAGGCATGAGTTTTGTCTTCAGAATTGCTTTCCTGACCCTCCCACTTCTGCAAAAAGTCAGCAGTGGGGAGGCTCAGCCATGCAAGTCAGACCTTTCCATACTGTACAGGCACCCAAAAAAGGCATTGGGTGTagaggaattcaggaattcagtgGAGCTCACAATTACATTGTAATTACAATTACACATCAAAAAGTGAGGGCATAGGAGGATTTCAGGGATGTGCTAGCTAGCTATCTCTTCTAACTAAAGAGATAGAAACTGGGAAATTCAGTCATGGGCAGGGTTATTGGGATACAAGATGCTATCTATGGGCTGTGCAGGATTAGATTGTGGGTCAGATTTTAAGGGAAATGGAGTGAGAGAGCCAGGAGGAGTTAAGATGGGGTAAGGATGAGGGAACTTGGAGAACAGGACTAAAACTGGAcactgaagaagagaaaaactgCAAGGGGAGGGTTGAGATGAGACAGAAACAGCCTAGTTAGGGAGGAGAAGGTTATGTCCTTGTGAACTTTAGGACTGCTACAGCATCCTGGCTTCAGAGTCAgcctgatgctgctgctttaaAGCATCaagaaaagcaggagctgagagcAACCCCAGCATGAGCAGAACCCACACTGACAAAGTGCAACCCCACAGAACTTGGATGCAGCAGGTTCAGTGAGGGGCTGGCAAAGGGATCCATTGTCAGCCCTCGGCATGCCAAGGTGACAAACCAGGACGAGGATCCAAGGACTCctgtcagcaggagctggatATAGTTGGAGGCACAGCTATGAAGTCTGTCTTGAGTGGACCCTGAGAGCCAAAGAGGACAAACACTTCTAGAACAGCTGCCTGCTCCAGTCTAAGCCCCTGGAGTGAGGGGGAGTGGGAGAATGGGACCCAGGTGAGGCTTGTGGGGCCAATAATCCCTATTAGTAGGAATGAAGGGTAAAAACAGGGAAGAGATGTCAAATATTTAATGAGGTGTTACAACTCCCTCTCAATAATAGATGGCAACTCCATGAGGCTCAAGTCCTGCTGGCATTCAAAGGTGCTGTAAGAGAGCTCCCAATGTGAGGTCCTGGTATTTCTAACCACTAAAGCATAGCCTGAGCTCCTGATGTGTAAACTAGGTGAGAACCTCTCCATTGTTCAGGTGTCAACAAATGCCTACACATCTCCAAATGTCCCATCTACAGCACTGTGAAACCAATAAGGAGATTAAAGTTTCCTTGCAcacagagaagagaagaaatgaaGCTTATGCATACAAAAAAATTTTTGCTTTGGAGGTAACATTAAGCAGGAATTCTTGTATctagcacaaaaaaaaatattttataagatACTCTACCAGGGCCATTCTCCAAAACAAATGAATCAGTTTTATGCCCAGGTTGACTTGGATTATTCCAACAGTTTTCCGCagttctggcaaaaaaaaaaaaatatcatataAAATATCCATTTGCATAAATGCCaaaaaatacaggtttttaCGGCCATCTCTTAACACTCCTGAAATGAGCACAGGGGGCTCAAAACCCACCCATGTTTCTCAACTGTAAAATCCATTTGTTTGCTACTAAAAAGATCTCCTTGTGTATGAGAGGCTaacaaaaatagttttgaagTAACTAAAAGGATGACATTGACTTTTATCTGAGCAATATTAGTTACATCACCCCCACTACAGCAATGGCACCATAATATAAATGACTTTTCACCGAGCTTCAGGACAGAGAGAAGCCCCACTATGGAAGGATGGGATGCAGCCAGAGCAAATGTACCTGCTGGCTTGCCCTTTGCTAGGAAGTTCAAACATTTTTGCACTGCTTTGCAAACAAAAGACAAGCACACTTACAACAGAGAATATAGCTAATATAAAAATGTAACTGCGTGCAGAGGCAAAATATAGCTGTTTTTCTGGAAGATGCaacattgcttttattttggtgTCATTTACAAAGATAAATCAGTTCATTGCAATTTTTGTATTTACATAAATTCAGAATTCAGCTTGAGGTCgaaaaagctgattttaatGCTGTCTTTCAAGTATACACTGCTGACTTCAACTGGCTTTGCAGTGTAACAACAGCACaacaaatttacatttttttgcaGAGATCACAGTGGAAGACCCATCACAGAATTCCATTATTTGTTCACTGGGAAAAACACTTATGTGCCAAAGACAGGAAGACTTCAGCCTGCAACAATCCATGACTTAAATTAGAAAATGATTCTATAGACCAAAtgcatcaaaataaaaaaagacattttaggTTTCATGGGAGTTATAGTTCTTTATTATAAGAATAAAACATTGCAAAAAAGGTGTTGGATCATTTACTGAAACTAACATTTGCATaactttttcagtgttttgaatttgtattcgaaacatttgaaagaaataatatGGGAAAACAAATCcttcttcttgttttttcttttttttttttttttaaacatgccTGTGTGGCAAGAATGCTCTAAGTTTGACAAGGGTGGTACTATCTATATACATTTAGGAAACCATGCTTGCTGTGGgtgtacaaaaataaaatttatttgttaAATTACACATAAATATAAGgtacaaatgtatttttaaaatacagataaagATAATCACACTTGCATTGTGTACATatgaaaatacagtattttaataTTCAACATACACAGACACATTTATGATAAATGCAACTAGTTGGCAATGCCAGTTCTCCTCAGtctattttttattcattttttttccccttccagttTTCcataaatatggaaaaatagGCTTTTGAAACAACTAGTTCTGCCGGACATCTTGCAGCAGCTTGTTAAtttctgccaccagctcacTGGCATCCATGAGTTCATGTTTGCCATCGCTGAGGTGGTTGAGCACATTGTCAAAATCATCCTCTTCATAATTCTCCGGGATCTCCTCCATGGCCGGCAGCCATTTGGATGAAGGCTGCGCGCCCGAGTGAGTCCCCAGAGCGGGCCCGTTGTTGGCAGGGTTTTGGAAATGCGTGctggctgcccaggctgccaccCCCGGTGGATAATTCACATTCTTGGCTGGCAAATGTCCCTTCCTGCGCTCCAACGAGTTGGAGCGATCCATCTCATTGCACTCCGTGTAGGCGTCCAGCGAGGGGGGCAGCAGGCGCTGGAAGACACTGCTCATTTcggagaggagggaggaggtgcAGGAGTCCCCTGATTCCTCCTCGCTCTGGCAGTCCTTCCCAAACGTTGAAAAACTCTTCTTCTTCTCACTGGCGTCGGCTGCCTGGGCATCCTCCTCGAGGccctggtggtgctgctgctgcaggtgctgctgctgctggggtgccTGGAACTCCTCCCCAGGGATGAAAATGTTGCTTCTGTAATCGGAGGAGGGAGAGGGCAGCGGGGGCATCCAGCACTGGTCCGAGTGGCCCAGGACCCTGCACTCCTCCGTGCACAGGCGCATGGCTGCAAGAGAAACAGGAGAGTGAGCAccccctcctgctgcacacagcGCCTGCACTCACAGGGGCTCTTGTCACCAGGACTGCAATCCCCCAGAGGTATTTGACGCCGGCAGGGGGCTATTTACAAAATTTACAAATCACGAACAGGACGGGATTActgtggaacgtgccttgagctgttttattttccagcatcagtctcattacatggttatgacaatgggaagatgccaccagctcacatcccaggcagtaGACCaaaaacttaatgttacaacttactttaaaaggtttttgaccaatcacaccaagcaaaagcacattgacagtagtactatccaatcactataagcacatgtacctttggttaaaacaatgcttggttatttcaaatacaatacctgcttgtaagcctgaaacacaatgcacagagctccattattaagcttcaactTTCCTAATATCTTgttagataaacttttctgtagcttagggagttattctagagaagcgttaatacacagatcattgttctatttgtccttgcttttctactttttacataatttttctgctgacctatctcatggctactgcttagctctaatcacagttctactgtctctgaggcctgccttttgcagctttcccaaaaaccTCTAATTTTATGGATACCCACAATTCCCCCTCTCTGTTCTGTGCAGGAACGTGGCAAATACAAACAGTCTGGTACCTCCGTTGGCAAGAACGAGAACAACCAGTGCAGTTCATGTAAGAGAGTAATGCAATCTCTTAGCTAAGATGAAGATAAACATGTAAATTGCAGTGGAAAAACAAGCACTTGTGGCTTGAAGCTACATGAGCCCTTTGTACAGTTCTAgctcattaaaaaatataaaataaaaggaagaaatctcTACCTCCAAGCACTTACTTGAGTTTTAGAGAAGTCTTCCACATGCAACAACTGAGGCATTTCAGAGCAATCAAGTGGGAATAAATGGACAGAGGAAATAAAGAGCAAAGAATAATAGCATTCAGAGGGATCTCCTTTTCCATTAAACAATTCCTTTGTTCTGGCAATGAAGCAAATGTAGAACTCAAGATGACCCACTGCCATATTACCTTTTTAACTAAATCAGTTAAATTTTAATCCACTGTCAGAATTCGAGGGTCTAATTCCCAGCCTGTGTGACTCTGGTGTTTATACTGGATTTATACTCTCAGGTGCACTTGCAGCTCTGTAGCTCAGGTTACTGGCCCATGCTGGCTTAGGCCTTGGCATAAGGAGGGCTCTAACCCACTGGATGGGAACCCAGGTCAGCCATGAGGGCTGAAGAGCAGAAGATGAAAGAGCTGCTCTTTCAACTTCTTGGTTTATTGATGTCTCTCAGGTTGAAGCAATAAGGTGGGGCAAATGACAGCAATCCTGAGTGCTACACTGGTCCAAACTGGCCCACAAAGGGGCACTGTGAGGGTCCTTTGCAAATATTCCAAGAGGTCTGGGAATGGTTGCTGGAAGCAGGGACAGGCAAAGCCCAGTTTGGCAGGCCTGCAGAGAGGGATGTGCCAGGAAAGATGCTAAATTTTCCAGCCCAAAGGAAACTGATGGTAGGACACAAAGCCTCGCCTCAGGCCATGTGTCTGTGTGCCTCCCAGATATGCTGGAGAAgatctgggtgctgctggggcccTAATGGGTCTGAGTCACCAAGTGATTCAAGACAGCTTTCAGAAATGACAGACTCTTTGCATTATGCATATTTTGACCATAAGAAACCCCTACCCATATCACTTAATGGTTAGATTATCCCACACAGAATAGAGTTTCTTGCTCTTTCCCAGCATATACTGACTGCAAAAGAAATGTTTGCAGTCATGGCCTGGAAGTTTTCCTTGCTCCCTCAACACATTTCCCATCTGGCTCTGGATCCACTCCATTTATCAAAAACTCTTTTTGTAGTGGTGTAAGCAGAACTGAACAGAGTATTTCAGTTTTGGATGTACTAGTACTATTTATAAAGTCCTACTCTCATACTGTCAGCACTATATTTTTCCACTATACACAGCCTATCATATTGTTTGCTTTCCTAATGGCCTTTCCATTCCTATGAGTATAAACTCTCTCCATGTCATGCCTGCAAAAGTATGAATTTCTTCAAGATTACAAGCTCAGAATGCAGCCTGGATATTGCTCAATCTATTTCAAAATAACTGCTGATCCAGGAggtttcaaacaaaaaaagcaaactagAATATATCAGTGGCTGAAGTTTTTGTACAAGTGACTGAAATGCCTGAAAGTGTTTGTTCCCATATATGACATTTTACCGAAAATGCCCAAGAGTTAGAACTGTCAAAAGACATCTAAGTTATCCATGACCAGTTCTCAAGTCATCCCAGTAGGTGAGGATTATACTCATAATTAAGAAGATTCCGTTAAGACTTCTTTAAATTCATTAGATACTTTCAGTGCTCTGGCATTTCATTAGTAGCGAAGTTTTTCTTAATGACAGTTTTGCAGCCATTGTTATCAGGAATGgttttagtttaaaataataaattctgaCATTCCTGAACACAAGATCAAAAGATACTTTGAAATAACTGAATGGTGACACAATCTGTCCTTAAATCAGCAATGAATTTAAAAACGGCCAGATCCacaacagcttttatttttctctttttatttttttttccagaacttAAAGCTTGCTGGttaagatttaaaaagaaaaagaaacaagtcTTTCAAGAACAGCTATGGAACTTTCCAATCATGTAATTTGTGGAGTTTTGAGGGACTCGCTCCATTCCTTTCTTGTTCCACCTTAAATAGACAAACTGAAAGGACCTTCCCACAGCATTTTTGCCTGTGTCTAGACTGACAATGCAGAAATCTTTCAGAATGGAGAACAGGAAACCTTCAggaagttttcttttccttttcatatatTGGGATTGTAGATCAATTCAGGTCTCATCTGAAGAGGTTCAGCAGACTTATCTGAAGGATTAAGGCCATGCATAGCAATAAATGGACATCTGGGTGAGACTAAATACCAGTCTTGATAGCCCAACCCAGTTCTGTCTGCACTGAGAGGAGTTTCCCTTACTTTGAATTTAATTAGCCGGGCATTTTTGGAAATCCTATCCTTAGGCTTACTGTTTAGAGAGGGAATTGTAAGAGCTGAAAATGGGTCATGGGCATTTCAGCCAGCTAAGAGGACAACCATTCCTGtctgctggcagcccccagtTGCCCACTGTAAAGGGATCACTcttccttggcagcagcagggcaggatgcCAGTGCAAACACCATTGCACTTCAAGCTACCCAGGTCAACTGAGAGCTCCAGAAtatccctccctgcctccttgCTAGAGCATAGGAAAGAATGAGACATGCCTCATGCTAGCTGGCAGAGGACTAAGTAGTAGGAGTTAGGGAGGATGAGgataaaaatatattagaaGTCCAGATTTAGGTAAAAGATTCTGAAAACAGATTAACTCTTCAAGGCCCCCTCACCATTTCAGGAGGCAGGTGAATGGATGGGTATGTGATACAAGACCTAGACTGGAGCAAAATAtgcacagaaaattttaaagtttaaatgTATATGAAAAACAATTTGAACTTCTGGCATTCTCTCTTGTCTAGCATAACAACCCTGGTTAATGCATGGGGGTCACCTTAGAAAGGCCATGTGCTGCACCACGTCCCAAAGCAAAGGGCCTTCATTTATAAAATTACTTTACTAAACTTGTTAAATTTATAAATGTGGTTCAATGAACCCTACTGAAATTATCTGGCCCTCTGGTTATACAGAGAAAACTAAATATGATCTGAAGTAAGAACAAGATCTAGGGTACAACCAGAGGCTGTATAATTATTAAAGTAATTACAAAATTCTTCTATCTAAGCATGAATTCCCATGACCTTTTATTCAACTTTTATTTGAGCATAAATTTAAAAGTAATGCTTCATACACATTAATATGTATATGTTTGTTTATCCTACTGCCACTCACccttttctaatttcttttcctttttgcccTCTGCCCTTGAATTGTACCTCTTAAGCTCTTGCTTCCAGAAAATAGGGTTGCAAGATTTAAAATCTGGGAAATATTTAGAACCTTCCCTTGCCACTCAAGTTcatttttcagtgggaaaaacacttttctttcttctccatctATATTTCTAGTTCACTTTCATACTCCATTTCTAAATAGTAAAGGTTTTTGTCATATGGATCAAATCCACTGCGGAAAACCTATCTCCCAAATTATAGgtcactgtatttttaaaaaaccacaactGCCTGGCTTTGCAAAAACGTCCACCGTGTCATTAAAAGTCTAAGGGCTCAGAGCAGATCATACTTTTAGGACGAATCTGGAGCCAGCTCATGATGTGAGTAACAAAAAATAGGCATTGCTCTGGGTAGATTTGCAGTTGTATCTGAGGTTTCATTTTAGTAGATACATCAAGGCTTCAACTCAGTATTTATCATGAAGCAAagtaaaaaaggaaggaaatataGGACTTGAAAACTAAAGAATTTTTGCTTTCTCAGTAGTAGTTTTATCAAAGTGACAGCCAGGCAGAACTGTAAATAAACTGCTCAGCTTCCATTCTGCTCTTACCTGCAGGAATTCTTCCATCTGTAAGGAAAAGGTCACTGAATCCTTCCCCAAGAAGTCTGTCAATTGGAGACTCTCTCCCCAAATCATAATCACTGTCTCCAGCTTCACTATCACCCCGGCCACTGTCTTTCAAGCTGAATTTATCCATATCTTGTAGGGCATATCTGTAAAGAGAATTGTGGAGAACTACATTATCTCAAGTACGTTATAATCcactttttgtttaaaaatacatgtattgATGTATTTTTACTCATCAGTACATGAGGATACATGTACTGATCCTACAATCATATGTAGCAGAACAAACTGGATTCTTACCTGTAGCTTCTGGAATATTTGTTCCCTCGAAAACTTGGCCTTGGCTGATACTGGCCCTGATGAAGCATcgagagaagctgagaaacctgcTAAAGAAAAGGTGAAAAGACTGATTCCTTGAAATGAAAGCTCAAGCTCCTTGGTGTAAAACCACTAATTTGCTTCTCAGGTTtgtttgtggtttattttttccccctttaaaatttaattaaatcaaaTTCCTGCACATATATAAGGCAGTATAATAGACTATTTGGTAGTGTAGTGTCTGACACAGAAAACATCTGAAGACTCTCTAAAATTAGGAAGTTCAATGCTGTTCATTAGCCTCTGAATTCATAATAATGAATTTCTTAACAAGTAAAACAAGCAATTACACAGAGGtagagttttgttttggttaaaTATATTAGAATCAAGCCTTTAATATTCCAGGATCctaattcaaaacaaaacagctttaCTTTACATGTAAAGAGTTACCAGGACACAGCTCTTATTTATTTAAGCTATGACCCAGCATTTGCAGTAAAAACTGAGACAGGGAATCTCAAAGTTTGAGATACAGTGCAGCTGCATGTTACTGCAGCTGTCATCAAACTGTGTCAGAATGTTTTAGTTCTGCACCCCCATTAATAAAAGAGTTTCCTGGATTGTTCCTGAATATAAATATTCAGGCATCCTTTCTCAGATGGAACTGTacagagaggagggagggggaaggcaAGGAAGAGTGAACAGTTAGCCAGTGCAGAGCACTATGTTCCACTCCATTGTGTTGACCTTACAGGGAAGAACCAAGGAACAATGCTATTACCAATAGATTTAACCCTGTTCCTCAGGGCAATGGAATCTGTTGATATTGGAGTAAAACTGAAAAGCTGTGATATTGAAGAGAAATCCATGACACATTCCCATGAGGCAGGGTGTGTGTAGGCTTCCAAATGAGTGTCTTCATAAATGGATGTGCAAAACCAAGGTCTGGACCTTACCTCGACAGCTGGTGTAGCATGGGTGAGTTCCAGGGAGAAGTTTTCAGGCACATGGTTGGAGGAGATGGTCACCAGGCTGTTCAGGGATTGGTGGCTCTGGTGGCTCTGCCGGCTGCTCATCTGGCccctctccagggctggggaggatgaTGGCGAAGCTCTGTGGTGGGACCTGATGGGTAGAGTGCCATTAACTGTCGGCACCAGTGTGATGTCCCCTTTGTGGATCTGCCTGGAGGGACGTTTTGGATGGTGCTGGTAGGTTGATTCAGCCACGCGACAGTTGTAAGACCTGGTGTCCTTTTTCTCTCGATTGCACCTTGTGGCAAAGATGACCATAATAACCAACAACACGGCACATATAGATCCTAAGGATATAATCGTTATCATAGAGATGtccagggagggctggcttACCAAAGTTGCTTCGGTGCTTGAAAATGAATAAACATGCTCCAAAATGGTACATTTCAGAAGAGCTTTAGTACTAAGCTGAGGACTGCCTTTATCCTGGACTATCACCAAAAACTCCCATTGTTTTGCTGGAACTGATTCAACACTCACATTGATAGAGATGTCACAAGTTTGGGGATCCATCACAAAGATGTTGTTTTCCTTGTCAGCTGCTatggagcagctgagctcagagTTCATACCAGAGTCTCTGTCTGTAGCCCTTACCCTGGTGACAAGAAAGCCAATTTCAGCATCTTTAGGGATTGagatttctgctgtgctgttgtgTAGCACCGGCCCCACGATGACGGGAGCGTTGTCATTCTCATCAATGATGGTGAGTACAACTGTGGTGTTGCTAATGAGCTGCTGGCTCCCTCCATCCCTAGCTTGGACCATGAAGGCAATTTGATTTACTTCTTCATGATCAAAGGTTCGCAGGGCATAGATCGCCCCGTTGGAGGGATCGATGGTCACATAGGTGGTTATAGAACTTCCCAAAACAGAGTTCTCCAAAATAGTGTATGTCACCTGCCCATTGTCACCTAGATCTGGGTCTGTGGCTGTGACTGATGTGATGTATGCTCCAGGAGAGTTATTTTCCAAGATGACAACTTCATATCTGTTTGTCTGGAAGCGGGGTGGGTTGTCATTTTCATCACTGATTTGGACAGTAAAGTGTTTCACTGTGGAGAGACTTGGCGTTCCCTTGTCCTCTGCTATTACAGTCAAGATGTATTCAGATCTCTTTTCCCTATCTAGAGTGGCATTGGTTAAGATTAAATAGTTATTTTCATAAGTCTTTTGAAGTTTAAAGTGGCCATGCCCATGGAGCTTACAAACGATCTCTCCATTCACACCAGAGTCCTTATCTTGCACTCTGACCAGGGCAACAAAGGTGTCCAGGGGTGACCCCTCAGAAATGCAAGCTacctcttctctctctgtggACATCAGATTTAAGTTGATTTCTGGCTTGTTGTCATTCACATCCACAACTTTAATTATAATTTTGCAGTGAGCTGGAATAGAATTTGGCCCCATATCCTGAGCCTGAGCGTCAATTTCATAGGATTTGGTTACTTCATAGTCCACTTGCTTCAGCAGGGTCAGGTGACCTTTTTCTGGGTCTATCCTAAAAGTTTCTATAATTTTGGCAGACACATGACTGCTAAAGGAATACACGACCTTCCCATTGGCGCCCTCATCTGGATCAGTAGCATTGAGGTCTATAAGCAAAGTCCCAATAGGAGAGTTTTCCAAGAGCTGGATAATATATGACTGCTGCTCAAACACAGGGCTGTTGTCATTGGAatcagaaatgctgattttcagGAGGGATGACCCAGATCTCTGAGGCACCCCTTTGTCAGAGGCAGTGAGTTGGAGTTCGTAAGTCGATTTCAACTCACGATCCAGCTCTCTGACCACAATCAGCTCTGCATACTTAGCACCGTCAGTCCTGGTTCTCACATCAATGCTAAAGAAATCATTTGCAGAAAGGGAGTAAGTGTGAAGGGAGTTGTCTCCCACATCTGGATCAAAAGCACTGTCCAAAGGGATCCGAGTTCCTACAGCTGCACTCTCTGATATCTCAATAGGGATAAGAGCTCTGGAAAACTGTGGAGAGTTGTCATTAATATCCAGCACTTCAACTTCAacatggaaaagctgcagaTGCTCAGTGGGCAGAGTGATCACATCAAACTCTATGGAGCAGTTTAAGTTTTTCTGGCACAGTTGTTCCCGATCAATTTTAGCTCCTATGCTGATTTCTCCATTATCCTCACGGACTACAAGCAAGGGAGAATTTCCTCTCTGCATGGCTCGAAACCGAACTGAGGAAGGGTTAggcatttttaataaaacatcaGCAACATCCTCCGATAGTCTTGCTATTACTGATCCAACCCTCTGCTCTTCATAAATCCTATATTTCAAATTCTTGCCCAGCACAGCATTATTGCAAGATATTACAATCAGtgcaaaaaggaataaaaagtgCATTTTACCGTCGATTTGATACATTTGTAAGTTTTTGCAATTAATTTCTCCCAATAAGttaaaaagcaattattttgcCTTCCTTC
The genomic region above belongs to Molothrus aeneus isolate 106 chromosome 4, BPBGC_Maene_1.0, whole genome shotgun sequence and contains:
- the PCDH18 gene encoding protocadherin-18 isoform X2, producing the protein MYQIDGKMHFLFLFALIVISCNNAVLGKNLKYRIYEEQRVGSVIARLSEDVADVLLKMPNPSSVRFRAMQRGNSPLLVVREDNGEISIGAKIDREQLCQKNLNCSIEFDVITLPTEHLQLFHVEVEVLDINDNSPQFSRALIPIEISESAAVGTRIPLDSAFDPDVGDNSLHTYSLSANDFFSIDVRTRTDGAKYAELIVVRELDRELKSTYELQLTASDKGVPQRSGSSLLKISISDSNDNSPVFEQQSYIIQLLENSPIGTLLIDLNATDPDEGANGKVVYSFSSHVSAKIIETFRIDPEKGHLTLLKQVDYEVTKSYEIDAQAQDMGPNSIPAHCKIIIKVVDVNDNKPEINLNLMSTEREEVACISEGSPLDTFVALVRVQDKDSGVNGEIVCKLHGHGHFKLQKTYENNYLILTNATLDREKRSEYILTVIAEDKGTPSLSTVKHFTVQISDENDNPPRFQTNRYEVVILENNSPGAYITSVTATDPDLGDNGQVTYTILENSVLGSSITTYVTIDPSNGAIYALRTFDHEEVNQIAFMVQARDGGSQQLISNTTVVLTIIDENDNAPVIVGPVLHNSTAEISIPKDAEIGFLVTRVRATDRDSGMNSELSCSIAADKENNIFVMDPQTCDISINVSVESVPAKQWEFLVIVQDKGSPQLSTKALLKCTILEHVYSFSSTEATLVSQPSLDISMITIISLGSICAVLLVIMVIFATRCNREKKDTRSYNCRVAESTYQHHPKRPSRQIHKGDITLVPTVNGTLPIRSHHRASPSSSPALERGQMSSRQSHQSHQSLNSLVTISSNHVPENFSLELTHATPAVEVSQLLSMLHQGQYQPRPSFRGNKYSRSYRYALQDMDKFSLKDSGRGDSEAGDSDYDLGRESPIDRLLGEGFSDLFLTDGRIPAAMRLCTEECRVLGHSDQCWMPPLPSPSSDYRSNIFIPGEEFQAPQQQQHLQQQHHQGLEEDAQAADASEKKKSFSTFGKDCQSEEESGDSCTSSLLSEMSSVFQRLLPPSLDAYTECNEMDRSNSLERRKGHLPAKNVNYPPGVAAWAASTHFQNPANNGPALGTHSGAQPSSKWLPAMEEIPENYEEDDFDNVLNHLSDGKHELMDASELVAEINKLLQDVRQN
- the PCDH18 gene encoding protocadherin-18 isoform X1, coding for MYQIDGKMHFLFLFALIVISCNNAVLGKNLKYRIYEEQRVGSVIARLSEDVADVLLKMPNPSSVRFRAMQRGNSPLLVVREDNGEISIGAKIDREQLCQKNLNCSIEFDVITLPTEHLQLFHVEVEVLDINDNSPQFSRALIPIEISESAAVGTRIPLDSAFDPDVGDNSLHTYSLSANDFFSIDVRTRTDGAKYAELIVVRELDRELKSTYELQLTASDKGVPQRSGSSLLKISISDSNDNSPVFEQQSYIIQLLENSPIGTLLIDLNATDPDEGANGKVVYSFSSHVSAKIIETFRIDPEKGHLTLLKQVDYEVTKSYEIDAQAQDMGPNSIPAHCKIIIKVVDVNDNKPEINLNLMSTEREEVACISEGSPLDTFVALVRVQDKDSGVNGEIVCKLHGHGHFKLQKTYENNYLILTNATLDREKRSEYILTVIAEDKGTPSLSTVKHFTVQISDENDNPPRFQTNRYEVVILENNSPGAYITSVTATDPDLGDNGQVTYTILENSVLGSSITTYVTIDPSNGAIYALRTFDHEEVNQIAFMVQARDGGSQQLISNTTVVLTIIDENDNAPVIVGPVLHNSTAEISIPKDAEIGFLVTRVRATDRDSGMNSELSCSIAADKENNIFVMDPQTCDISINVSVESVPAKQWEFLVIVQDKGSPQLSTKALLKCTILEHVYSFSSTEATLVSQPSLDISMITIISLGSICAVLLVIMVIFATRCNREKKDTRSYNCRVAESTYQHHPKRPSRQIHKGDITLVPTVNGTLPIRSHHRASPSSSPALERGQMSSRQSHQSHQSLNSLVTISSNHVPENFSLELTHATPAVEQVSQLLSMLHQGQYQPRPSFRGNKYSRSYRYALQDMDKFSLKDSGRGDSEAGDSDYDLGRESPIDRLLGEGFSDLFLTDGRIPAAMRLCTEECRVLGHSDQCWMPPLPSPSSDYRSNIFIPGEEFQAPQQQQHLQQQHHQGLEEDAQAADASEKKKSFSTFGKDCQSEEESGDSCTSSLLSEMSSVFQRLLPPSLDAYTECNEMDRSNSLERRKGHLPAKNVNYPPGVAAWAASTHFQNPANNGPALGTHSGAQPSSKWLPAMEEIPENYEEDDFDNVLNHLSDGKHELMDASELVAEINKLLQDVRQN